In Piliocolobus tephrosceles isolate RC106 chromosome 5, ASM277652v3, whole genome shotgun sequence, a single genomic region encodes these proteins:
- the LOC111548566 gene encoding tubulin beta-2B chain has translation MREIVHIQAGQCGNQIGAKFWEVISDEHGIDPTGSYHGDSDLQLERINVYYNEATGNKYVPRAILVDLEPGTMDSVRSGPFGQIFRPDNFVFGQSGAGNNWAKGHYTEGAELVDSVLDVVRKESESCDCLQGFQLTHSLGGGTGSGMGTLLISKIREEYPDRIMNTFSVMPSPKVSDTVVEPYNATLSVHQLVENTDETYCIDNEALYDICFRTLKLTTPTYGDLNHLVSATMSGVTTCLRFPGQLNADLRKLAVNMVPFPRLHFFMPGFAPLTSRGSQQYRALTVPELTQQMFDSKNMMAACDPRHGRYLTVAAIFRGRMSMKEVDEQMLNVQNKNSSYFVEWIPNNVKTAVCDIPPRGLKMSATFIGNSTAIQELFKRISEQFTAMFRRKAFLHWYTGEGMDEMEFTEAESNMNDLVSEYQQYQDATADEQGEFEEEEGEDEA, from the exons ATGCGTGAGATCGTGCACATCCAGGCGGGCCAGTGCGGCAACCAGATCGGCGCCAAG TTTTGGGAGGTCATCAGTGACGAACATGGGATTGACCCCACTGGCAGTTACCATGGAGACAGTGATTTGCAGCTGGAGAGAATCAATGTTTACTACAATGAAGCCACTG GTAACAAATATGTTCCGCGGGCCATCCTTGTGGATCTGGAGCCAGGCACGATGGATTCGGTTAGGTCTGGACCATTCGGCCAGATCTTCAGACCAGACAATTTCGTGTTTG GCCAGAGCGGAGCTGGGAATAACTGGGCCAAGGGCCACTACACAGAGGGAGCCGAGCTGGTCGACTCGGTCCTGGACGTGGTGAGGAAGGAGTCAGAGAGCTGTGACTGTCTCCAGGGCTTCCAGCTGACCCACTCTCTGGGGGGCGGCACCGGGTCCGGGATGGGCACCCTGCTCATCAGCAAGATCCGGGAAGAGTACCCAGACCGCATCATGAACACCTTCAGCGTCATGCCCTCACCCAAGGTGTCAGACACGGTGGTGGAGCCCTACAACGCCACCCTCTCTGTCCACCAGCTGGTGGAAAACACAGATGAAACCTACTGCATTGATAACGAGGCGCTGTACGACATCTGCTTCCGCACCCTGAAGCTGACCACCCCCACCTACGGGGACCTCAACCACCTGGTGTCGGCCACCATGAGCGGGGTCACCACCTGCCTGCGCTTCCCGGGCCAGCTGAACGCAGACCTGCGCAAGCTGGCGGTGAACATGGTGCCCTTCCCGCGCCTGCACTTCTTCATGCCCGGCTTCGCGCCCCTCACCAGCCGGGGCAGCCAGCAGTACCGCGCGCTCACGGTGCCCGAGCTCACCCAGCAGATGTTCGACTCCAAGAACATGATGGCCGCCTGCGACCCGCGCCACGGCCGCTACCTGACGGTGGCTGCCATCTTCCGCGGCCGCATGTCCATGAAGGAGGTGGACGAGCAGATGCTCAACGTGCAGAACAAGAACAGCAGCTACTTCGTGGAGTGGATCCCCAACAACGTGAAGACGGCCGTGTGCGACATCCCGCCCCGCGGCCTGAAGATGTCGGCCACCTTCATCGGCAACAGCACGGCCATCCAGGAGCTGTTCAAGCGCATCTCGGAGCAGTTCACGGCCATGTTCCGGCGCAAGGCCTTCCTGCACTGGTACACGGGCGAGGGCATGGACGAGATGGAGTTCACCGAGGCCGAGAGCAACATGAACGACCTGGTGTCCGAGTACCAGCAGTACCAGGACGCCACGGCCGACGAACAGGGGGAGTTCGAGGAGGAGGAGGGCGAGGACGAGGCGTAG